A part of Verrucomicrobiota bacterium genomic DNA contains:
- a CDS encoding PEP-CTERM sorting domain-containing protein has translation MKYPRTLFPALSLLASAAVNAHPIAVPGTEGLSVPAGSNPVIAKYEGNSAGFSNDLYLELDGSGSPGMDGNTSNDLFIFNNHASIVGSTVNLGTFTAGTELVFRLHVNNTGDDFFTGPGSRNADGLPHARVQANWLPSTTLVSFEDLLNLPEGASGYNDLSFSFENTTATTVPDGGSGVLCLGAAISAFAASRMRRRA, from the coding sequence ATGAAATACCCACGTACTTTGTTCCCCGCCCTGTCGTTGCTCGCCAGCGCGGCGGTGAATGCTCACCCGATTGCTGTGCCTGGAACGGAAGGGTTATCGGTCCCGGCCGGATCGAATCCGGTCATCGCCAAGTATGAGGGCAATTCAGCCGGCTTCAGCAACGATCTTTATCTGGAGTTGGATGGTTCGGGGAGTCCGGGCATGGACGGGAATACGTCCAATGACCTGTTCATTTTCAATAACCACGCGAGTATCGTGGGATCCACGGTAAACCTGGGGACATTCACGGCCGGCACCGAACTTGTATTCCGCTTGCACGTGAACAACACCGGCGATGATTTCTTCACGGGACCGGGCTCGAGAAATGCCGATGGACTTCCGCATGCCCGGGTGCAGGCCAATTGGCTTCCTTCGACAACCCTGGTCAGTTTCGAGGACTTGTTGAATCTGCCTGAAGGCGCGAGTGGTTACAATGATCTCAGTTTTTCGTTCGAGAACACGACGGCCACGACTGTTCCCGATGGTGGATCAGGTGTGCTTTGCCTGGGCGCCGCCATCTCCGCATTCGCCGCATCCCGGATGCGACGCCGCGCCTAG
- a CDS encoding DUF1592 domain-containing protein has translation MFLVLQTQAATPAAGSLRREFALKVQPFLNQYCLPCHNEDKAKSGVRVDHLTAVFDDPSLTLWTRIQHQLENKAMPPEDEPQPSAEERETVARWVAESLHQARLRPSPKNGGARRLTVAQYRNTLRELLLLDDELADLLPPDAVSKEGFVNNQETLATSPLLVESYFEVAEKALERVLIDPKSKPVVQNFRVDLGRSVNPHPCPDALILGANSLLLPNADVLVTELTPAKPFEFSAFSMPSKLRFIEGYQGNDTVRGWRDFHSLYHSVFACMRGSTGYPKGHAYDIVPGGLLLRPALPNDELFDAEGTYGPKANFKISLRDLPHHGRFRVTVTAAKYPDALLLDSKDAPASETPSPSHVVEKLNPSQTIQIGEPGVYRVDVFATSLPPQPQAKSPPRATALQLVLGQQEFTGLLVQPAFLAVRLPAGPLTLSARSTNAASLDRLTLTRVPETHALHRRFLAFENRAPRVGVHLGLRRDCGSTLAPVGTAQPVSQRSLERFVFEGAIRNFPSPDVEADNVNYLAGLREIGVRSEPTDGRDVPRLLVQSVEFEGPLLDSWPPSSHRRIFYEGDKEILGPEAPRIILSRFATKAFRRPVDSSELRDLLKIFHQAKASGADFQPAIKEALLAVLTSPQFLFQIEWSKSPKPEPLHPHELASKLAFFLWNSPPDEELLRLAGQGRLQRRLSVETKRLLQDEKFERFTREFTQQWLALDKFSVVDPDRKKFPDLSRHARTHLSREPESFLLHLFRNNLPARNLIVSDFILANEVTASYYGLGTHTESGFQFQPLRHDRRDLGGLLAQASILAGLSDGRESNPVKRGAWLARRIIAEPPDDPPPNVPQLSEDTRHLSLRERLEKHRNQPGCAACHAKIDPWGIPFEEFDASGRLKSTRVDARSTLPGGAEVAGMPDLKRHLTEDRLEQVAFSFMKHLATYANGRTPTYHESEWLRRQLPRFRPTEYRLGDMLQWLVQSPLFLEK, from the coding sequence ATGTTCCTCGTCCTCCAAACCCAGGCCGCGACCCCAGCCGCCGGGTCCCTCCGTCGCGAATTCGCCCTTAAAGTTCAGCCTTTCCTCAACCAGTATTGCCTGCCTTGCCACAACGAGGACAAAGCCAAGTCCGGCGTCCGCGTGGATCACCTCACCGCCGTCTTCGACGATCCAAGCCTCACCCTGTGGACACGCATCCAGCACCAACTCGAAAACAAGGCCATGCCGCCGGAGGACGAACCCCAGCCTTCCGCGGAGGAGCGCGAAACGGTGGCCCGATGGGTCGCCGAATCCCTTCATCAGGCCCGGCTCCGACCGTCTCCCAAGAACGGCGGCGCCCGCCGCCTCACCGTGGCCCAATACCGAAACACCCTGCGGGAATTGTTGCTCCTCGATGATGAACTGGCCGATTTGCTCCCGCCCGACGCCGTTTCCAAAGAAGGCTTCGTCAACAACCAGGAAACCCTCGCCACTTCTCCCCTGCTCGTCGAATCCTACTTCGAGGTCGCCGAAAAAGCGTTGGAACGCGTCCTCATCGATCCCAAGTCCAAACCCGTGGTCCAAAACTTTCGCGTCGATTTGGGACGCTCGGTCAACCCTCATCCTTGCCCCGACGCCCTCATCCTCGGCGCGAACAGCCTCCTGCTTCCGAATGCCGATGTCCTCGTCACGGAACTGACTCCCGCCAAGCCCTTCGAGTTCTCAGCCTTTTCCATGCCCTCCAAATTGCGGTTCATCGAAGGGTACCAAGGCAATGACACCGTCCGCGGCTGGCGCGATTTCCACAGCCTCTACCACTCCGTCTTCGCCTGTATGCGCGGCAGCACAGGCTACCCGAAAGGACACGCCTATGACATCGTCCCCGGGGGACTACTGCTCCGACCCGCGCTTCCGAACGACGAACTCTTCGACGCCGAGGGCACCTACGGCCCGAAAGCCAATTTCAAGATTTCCCTCCGCGATCTGCCGCACCACGGTCGTTTCCGCGTCACCGTGACCGCCGCGAAGTATCCGGACGCACTGCTCCTCGATTCCAAGGATGCCCCCGCGAGCGAGACTCCATCACCCTCCCACGTGGTCGAGAAGCTCAATCCCTCCCAAACGATTCAGATCGGGGAACCGGGCGTTTACCGCGTCGATGTCTTCGCCACCTCTCTCCCTCCACAACCGCAGGCCAAGTCGCCCCCCCGGGCAACCGCCCTCCAACTCGTGCTCGGACAACAAGAGTTCACGGGTTTGCTCGTCCAGCCCGCGTTCCTCGCCGTGCGGTTGCCCGCAGGACCCCTCACCCTCTCGGCCCGCTCCACCAACGCGGCCAGCCTCGACCGCTTGACCCTCACCCGCGTGCCCGAAACTCATGCGCTCCACCGGCGCTTCCTCGCCTTCGAAAACCGGGCTCCCCGCGTGGGAGTCCACTTGGGACTGCGACGCGATTGCGGGAGCACCCTCGCTCCCGTCGGCACCGCGCAACCGGTCTCCCAACGATCGCTCGAACGTTTCGTGTTTGAAGGTGCCATCCGGAATTTCCCCAGCCCCGACGTGGAAGCGGACAATGTCAATTACCTCGCTGGCCTTCGCGAAATCGGTGTGCGCAGCGAACCCACCGACGGACGCGACGTTCCAAGGCTCCTCGTCCAATCGGTCGAATTTGAGGGACCGCTCCTGGATTCCTGGCCGCCGAGCTCGCATCGCCGGATTTTCTATGAGGGAGACAAGGAGATCCTGGGGCCCGAGGCCCCCCGCATCATCCTGTCGCGGTTCGCCACCAAAGCCTTTCGCCGTCCCGTGGACTCGTCCGAGCTTCGCGACCTCCTCAAGATTTTCCATCAAGCGAAAGCTTCAGGAGCTGATTTCCAACCGGCCATCAAAGAAGCGCTTCTCGCCGTGCTCACTTCACCGCAATTCCTGTTCCAAATTGAATGGAGCAAGTCTCCCAAACCCGAACCGCTCCACCCGCACGAGCTCGCTTCCAAGCTGGCCTTCTTCCTCTGGAACAGCCCCCCGGATGAGGAACTCTTGCGCCTCGCCGGCCAAGGTCGCTTGCAGCGCCGCCTCAGTGTCGAAACAAAGCGCCTGCTGCAGGACGAAAAATTCGAACGGTTCACCCGCGAATTCACACAGCAATGGCTTGCCCTCGATAAATTCTCGGTGGTGGATCCGGATCGCAAGAAGTTCCCCGATCTCTCGCGACACGCCCGCACCCACCTGAGCCGGGAACCCGAGTCGTTTCTGCTTCACCTCTTCCGGAACAATCTTCCGGCGCGAAACCTGATCGTTTCCGACTTCATCCTCGCCAACGAAGTCACCGCATCCTACTACGGCCTTGGAACTCACACCGAGTCGGGCTTCCAATTCCAACCCCTCCGGCATGATCGCCGGGATCTCGGCGGCTTGTTGGCGCAAGCCTCCATCCTTGCCGGCCTGTCGGACGGGCGCGAATCCAATCCCGTCAAACGCGGCGCCTGGCTCGCCCGGCGCATCATCGCTGAACCTCCGGACGATCCACCTCCCAATGTGCCCCAATTGTCCGAGGACACACGCCACCTCAGCCTGCGTGAGCGACTGGAGAAACATCGCAACCAACCCGGCTGCGCCGCTTGCCATGCCAAGATCGATCCCTGGGGAATCCCCTTCGAGGAGTTCGACGCGTCCGGACGCCTAAAGTCAACTCGCGTCGATGCCCGCTCCACCTTGCCCGGCGGTGCCGAAGTGGCCGGCATGCCCGATCTCAAGCGCCACCTGACCGAGGACCGACTCGAACAAGTCGCCTTCAGTTTCATGAAACATTTGGCGACATACGCCAACGGAAGAACTCCGACCTACCACGAATCGGAATGGCTCCGCCGCCAATTGCCGCGTTTTCGCCCCACCGAATACCGGCTCGGAGACATGCTGCAATGGCTCGTCCAGAGCCCCCTCTTCCTCGAAAAATAA
- a CDS encoding DUF1501 domain-containing protein, with the protein MLGRMGTGLGSLGLAGLLRDAGWFPELSAAPDGRTNPLAPRPAHFAPRARRVIHIYLNGGPSQVDTFDPKPMLATFAGRPIPTGNLTTERPTGGALPSPFQFKKYGRSGLDISEIFPETAKHADDLCVIRSMHANTPNHEQSMRLMNCGDERLSRPSFGAWLLYGMGTENQNLPGFVSMCPGLPVSDVSNWRSSFLPGIYQGAYINTRKTRVEELIENIAHSHSSARAQRLQLDLLAQLNREHQRGRETFDPLEARIQSFELAARMQLAASDAFDISREPESIRRLYGDTTQARQLLIARRLLERGVRFVQCFHGDVQPWDSHSQIEKEHRRLARECDQGIGALLTDLKQRGLLDDTLVLCGGEFGRTPSVELPQPGTGDAKLGRDHNHWGFSVWLAGGGIRPGHIHGATDEFGYRAVEKPVHVHDLHATLLHLLGFDHERLTYHYAGRDFRLTDIHGHVVREVLA; encoded by the coding sequence ATGCTGGGCCGCATGGGCACGGGCCTCGGCAGTCTGGGCCTGGCAGGACTCCTCCGCGACGCCGGATGGTTCCCGGAATTGTCGGCCGCCCCAGACGGGCGAACCAATCCATTGGCTCCCCGACCGGCTCACTTCGCCCCGCGCGCCCGCCGCGTCATCCACATCTACTTGAATGGCGGCCCATCCCAAGTGGACACCTTCGACCCCAAACCCATGCTCGCGACCTTCGCGGGCCGCCCGATTCCGACCGGGAACCTGACGACCGAACGTCCCACCGGCGGCGCCCTGCCGTCCCCATTCCAATTCAAGAAATATGGACGGAGCGGACTCGATATCAGCGAGATTTTCCCCGAAACCGCCAAGCACGCCGACGATCTCTGCGTGATTCGATCCATGCACGCCAACACCCCCAATCATGAGCAATCGATGCGCCTCATGAATTGCGGGGACGAGCGCCTCTCCCGTCCAAGCTTCGGCGCCTGGCTTCTCTATGGGATGGGAACGGAAAACCAAAATCTGCCGGGTTTCGTCTCCATGTGCCCCGGACTCCCTGTCTCCGACGTCTCCAACTGGCGATCTTCCTTTCTGCCGGGCATCTATCAAGGCGCCTACATCAACACGCGGAAGACGCGGGTGGAGGAGTTGATTGAGAACATCGCCCACTCCCATAGCAGCGCCCGAGCCCAGCGCCTTCAGCTCGATCTCCTGGCGCAACTGAACCGAGAACACCAACGCGGCAGGGAAACTTTCGATCCCTTGGAAGCGAGAATCCAATCCTTCGAGCTCGCCGCGCGAATGCAACTCGCGGCCAGCGACGCCTTTGACATTTCGCGCGAGCCGGAATCCATCCGCCGTCTCTACGGCGACACCACTCAAGCCCGCCAACTCCTCATCGCGCGCCGTTTGCTCGAACGGGGCGTGCGTTTCGTGCAATGCTTCCACGGCGACGTGCAGCCCTGGGACAGCCACAGCCAGATCGAGAAGGAACACCGCCGGCTGGCCCGCGAATGCGATCAAGGCATCGGCGCCCTTCTCACCGACCTGAAACAACGCGGCCTTCTCGACGACACGCTGGTGCTCTGCGGCGGCGAGTTCGGACGAACCCCCTCGGTCGAGCTGCCCCAGCCGGGCACCGGCGATGCCAAGCTCGGACGCGACCACAACCATTGGGGATTCTCCGTCTGGCTCGCAGGCGGCGGCATCCGCCCCGGCCACATCCACGGCGCCACCGACGAGTTCGGTTATCGCGCCGTCGAAAAACCCGTCCACGTGCATGATCTGCACGCCACACTGCTCCATTTGCTCGGGTTCGACCACGAACGCCTCACCTATCACTACGCGGGACGCGACTTCCGCCTGACCGACATTCACGGACACGTCGTCCGGGAAGTCCTCGCCTGA